Proteins found in one Micropterus dolomieu isolate WLL.071019.BEF.003 ecotype Adirondacks linkage group LG10, ASM2129224v1, whole genome shotgun sequence genomic segment:
- the sesn1 gene encoding sestrin-1 isoform X2 has product MRHAVAPAENVENNSFSVTNLLKICTHCERLSKKDLGVRIPRPLGNGPSRFIPEKEILKVSKVDTRTQSIFEDAFAALGRLDNISLVMGFHPQYLESFLRTQHYLLQMDGPLSLHYRHYIGIMAAARHQCSYLVNLHVNDFLQVGGDPKWLNGLDEAPQKLQQLGELNKILAHRPWLLTKEHMEGLLKAEEHSWSLAELIHAVVLLTHYHSLASFTFGCGITPEIHCDGGHTFRPPSLSQYCVCDIANGNGHANHHDDPLGNQEMCGEVEVLMERMKQLQECRDDEEASQEEMATRFEREKTESMLVVTAEDEECVPSRDISRHFEDPSYGYKDFSRRGEHVPTFRVQDYSWEDHGFSLVNRLYPDVGQMLDEKFQMAYNLTYNTMATHKDVDTSMLRRAIWNYIHCMFGIRYDDYDYGEINQLLDRSFKIYIKTMVCSPEKTTKRMYESFWRQFQHSEKVHVNLLLMEARMQAELLYALRAITRYMT; this is encoded by the exons ATGAGGCACGCGGTCGCACCGGCAGAAAACGTGGAAAATAATTCTTTTTCAGTGACAAACCTGTTAAAGATATGTACCCATTGTGAACGGCTAAGCAAAAAg GACTTGGGAGTAAGGATCCCAAGACCCTTAGGTAACGGACCAAGCAGATTCATCCCTGAAAAAGAG aTTCTGAAAGTCAGTAAAGTGGACACCCGGACACAGTCGATATTTGAGGATGCGTTTGCAGCCCTCGGTCGCCTCGACAACATTTCTCTGGTGATGGGCTTTCACCCGCAGTACCTGGAGAGTTTTCTCCGGACGCAGCACTACTTGCTGCAAATGGATGGGCCCCTCTCTTTGCACTACCGACACTACATTGGCATCATG GCAGCCGCTAGGCACCAGTGTTCCTACTTGGTCAACCTGCATGTGAACGACTTCCTCCAGGTCGGGGGTGATCCCAAGTGGCTGAACGGCCTGGATGAAGCCCCgcagaagctgcagcagctcgGGGAGCTCAACAAAATCCTGGCCCACCGGCCTTGGCTTCTCACCAAGGAACACATGGAG ggCCTTCTTAAGGCAGAGGAACACAGCTGGTCCCTTGCAGAGCTCATCCATGCCGTAGTCCTCCTCACACACTACCACTCCCTCGCCTCGTTCACCTTCGGCTGCGGCATCACACCCGAGATCCACTGCGACGGCGGACACACTTTCAGACCCCCCTCCCTCAGCCAGTACTGCGTCTGTGACATTGCCAATGGCAACGGTCATGCTAATCACCATGATGATCCGCTTGGAAACCAG GAGATGTGTGGCGAGGTGGAGGTGCTGATGGAGCGCatgaagcagctgcaggagtGCCGCGACGACGAGGAGGCTAGCCAGGAGGAGATGGCGACTCGCTTTGAGAGGGAGAAGACGGAGAGCATGCTGGTGGTCACGGCGGAGGATGAGGAGTGTGTTCCCTCCAGAGACATCTCCCGACACTTTGAGGACCCCAGCTACGGCTACAAGGACTTCTCCAGGAGGGGGGAACATGTGCCCACATTCAGAGTGCAG GACTACAGTTGGGAGGATCACGGTTTCTCTCTGGTCAACAGACTGTACCCGGATGTTGGTCAGATGCTGGACGAGAAGTTCCAGATGGCCTACAATCTGACCTACAACACCATGGCAACACATAAGGATGTGGACACCAGCATGCTGCGCAGGGCCATCTGGAACTACATCCACTGCATGTTTGGCATCAG GTATGATGACTATGATTACGGGGAGATTAACCAGCTTCTGGACCGTAGCTTTAAGATCTATATTAAGACCATGGTGTGTAGTCCTGAGAAGACCACCAAACGAATGTATGAGAGCTTCTGGAGGCAGTTTCAGCACTCCGAGAAG GTCCACGTTAATCTGCTTCTAATGGAAGCGCGAATGCAGGCAGAACTGTTATACGCTCTGAGAGCGATCACCCGCTACATGACATGA